From Lycium ferocissimum isolate CSIRO_LF1 chromosome 12, AGI_CSIRO_Lferr_CH_V1, whole genome shotgun sequence, one genomic window encodes:
- the LOC132041158 gene encoding transcription factor bHLH143-like: MERDILSWFHHQYPDLKSAHSNFSSRGLNIGQQNSVPIYMTPYSNEVPVKGDYSPSLFSGLLESKAIQPTEPHNLFHCLPQFHQGFAPVLSTIVKEKIATQSVDNAGLGSAQKRFLVFDQSGDQTTCTPVQCLPSWLPNPAAPCNVINKAPQIKGNRICSSGHYLSGEYFEENHREDVESELHEDTEELNALLYSDDDDSYSEDGEVVSTGHSPSTMTVHDYSEEGEEVASSEWPSKRRKRLDGGIDMPSLVDTATSAKPFTCSDLEDDAESSCGNSDQVLESVSLSGKKRPRKDQILETISILQRIIPGGKGKDSMDVIDEAICYLRSLKVKAKSLGLDTV, encoded by the coding sequence ATGGAAAGAGACATTTTATCTTGGTTCCATCACCAGTATCCAGATCTGAAATCAGCCCATTCGAACTTTTCTAGTCGTGGACTAAATATCGGGCAGCAGAATTCTGTTCCTATTTACATGACTCCATACTCGAACGAGGTTCCAGTTAAAGGGGATTATTCTCCCTCTTTATTTTCTGGGCTGCTAGAGTCAAAGGCAATCCAACCAACTGAACCTCACAATTTGTTCCACTGTTTACCACAGTTTCATCAGGGTTTTGCTCCAGTTTTGAGCACTATAGTGAAAGAGAAGATTGCTACTCAATCAGTTGACAATGCAGGCCTGGGATCCGCGCAGAAAAGATTTCTTGTCTTTGATCAATCTGGTGATCAAACAACTTGTACTCCTGTACAATGCCTGCCCTCTTGGCTTCCGAACCCCGCTGCACCTTGTAATGTGATTAATAAAGCCCCACAGATTAAAGGgaatagaatttgttcatctGGGCATTACCTCAGTGGTgaatattttgaagaaaaccATAGAGAAGATGTGGAAAGTGAATTGCACGAGGATACTGAAGAACTGAATGCTCTACTCTACTcagatgatgatgatagttaTTCCGAGGATGGTGAAGTAGTAAGCACAGGTCACTCGCCTAGTACTATGACAGTTCATGATTATTCCGAAGAAGGTGAAGAAGTAGCTAGTTCGGAATGGCCAAGCAAAAGGCGTAAACGATTAGATGGTGGCATTGATATGCCATCACTCGTGGATACCGCAACCTCTGCAAAACCCTTTACTTGTTCTGACTTAGAGGATGATGCAGAATCCAGTTGTGGCAACAGTGATCAAGTTTTGGAGTCTGTTTCTCTGTCTGGGAAAAAGAGGCCAAGAAAAGATCAAATTCTTGAGACAATAAGCATTTTGCAGAGAATAATCCctggagggaaaggaaaagaCTCGATGGATGTCATTGACGAAGCAATCTGTTACTTGAGATCACTGAAGGTGAAAGCTAAGTCCTTAGGACTTGATACTGTTTGA